A window of Fragaria vesca subsp. vesca linkage group LG7, FraVesHawaii_1.0, whole genome shotgun sequence contains these coding sequences:
- the LOC101304127 gene encoding uncharacterized protein LOC101304127, producing the protein MALALVRNLHNFWPLSVLKPDDLKLSNELVRKLGIPNHTKQFVYAVREPETESVIYILSAQSLSEWSALDVECLIREVKPDAVIAQVDVSTMSEVQSGKGVSGDGVESSVPTSSFQVLKRCFLEKVNRDKYESVAGELVLQEIFGVGFHGHFLAARRVAEEIGSSFLVLEFPSGRTSDDENTSGELDAVSKFQGLASSLVPQQLGSVASLSSKKFHLTNDVQSQIVKFLCPYIDLSISKLSSSSSVSEAGSKDILPQSSYEVPRFAQSFYPFLVDLYNIFIDLPSMGKVLAHAQKMLYDVNKGEAVDTKDICEVYAFRIAVEGLRIAFNNAGRIPISRIRNPNLNKTEFSDLPVEDKCQALFAQALRSQTKKFNTIVAVVDASCLSGLRKHWNTSVPLEVKELVGQLITDCQGEGEMSNHTDKKRLISGKPLVAVGAGATAVLGASSLSKVVPASTLMKVVTLKVPSSLQLFVSQTHKTVGLSLSKILGTSKVAVPSVASSGVKSTTVLKATASAEKIRAVAHSVIATAEKTSFSAMRTAFYQIMRKRRVRSIGVLPWATFGCSIATCAGLFAYGDGIECAAESIPAAPSIASLGRGIQGLHLASQEVIQRDGTRVQRSIDQLMYSLKKVRVQ; encoded by the exons ATGGCACTTGCATTGGTCCGGAACCTGCATAACTTTTGGCCCTTATCGGTACTCAAACCTGATGACCTGAAGTTATCTAATGAATTAGTACGAAAGCTTGGAATACCCAACCACACGAAGCAGTTTGTTTATGCGGTTCGTGAGCCAGAAACGGAGTCTGTAATTTACATATTATCGGCCCAGAGTTTATCCGAGTGGTCAGCCTTGGATGTGGAGTGTTTGATTAGGGAGGTTAAACCTGATGCGGTCATTGCTCAGGTGGATGTTTCCACCATGAGTGAAGTTCAGTCCGGGAAGGGTGTGTCAGGAGATGGTGTTGAAAGCTCAGTTCCCACTTCGTCGTTTCAGGTTCTGAAACGGTGTTTTCTGGAGAAGGTCAATAGGGATAAGTATGAGAGCGTTGCTGGAGAATTGGTTTTACAAGAGATTTTTGGGGTTGGTTTTCATGGACATTTTTTGGCGGCTAGAAGGGTGGCTGAGGAAATTGGGTCATCATTCTTGGTGCTTGAATTTCCGTCCGGAAGAACTTCTGATGACGAGAATACCTCAGGTGAACTTGATGCAGTGTCAAAGTTCCAAGGTTTAGCTAGTAGTTTGGTTCCACAGCAATTGGGTTCAGTTGCTTCATTGAGTTCAAAGAAGTTTCACCTAACCAATGATGTGCAGTCACAGATAGTGAAGTTTTTATGTCCGTACATAGATTTATCAATATCAAAGCTAAGTTCGTCCAGTTCTGTTTCCGAGGCGGGGTCAAAAGACATTCTGCCACAATCTAGTTATGAGGTCCCGCGTTTTGCTCAGTCTTTTTACCCATTTCTTGTTGATCTATATAACATATTTATTGATCTTCCATCAATGGGAAAGGTTTTAGCTCATGCGCAAAAGATGCTTTATGATGTGAACAAGGGTGAAGCTGTAGATACCAAAGACATATGTGAAGTTTATGCCTTCCGGATTGCTGTCGAGGGGCTGAGAATTGCTTTCAACAATGCTGGTCGAATACCCATTAGTAGAATAAGGAATCCCAACTTAAATAAGACTGAGTTTTCGGATCTTCCAGTTGAGGACAAATGTCAAGCTCTCTTCGCACAGGCCCTTCGGAGCCAGACTAAGAAGTTCAATACCATAGTGGCAGTAGTGGATGCTAGTTGCTTATCAGGTCTTCGAAAACACTGGAATACTTCTGTTCCTTTAGAGGTAAAAGAATTGGTTGGACAGCTTATTACTGATTGTCAAGGTGAGGGGGAAATGTCTAATCATACTGACAAGAAGCGGTTAATAAGTGGTAAACCTCTGGTGGCAGTTGGGGCCGGGGCAACAGCGGTTTTAGGAGCTTCTTCACTCTCTAAGGTTGTTCCTGCTTCAACCCTTATGAAG GTTGTGACTCTCAAAGTTCCTTCTTCACTTCAGCTCTTTGTAAGCCAAACCCATAAGACAGTGGGACTTTCCCTTAGTAAGATTCTTGGCACATCAAAAGTGGCAGTTCCTAGTGTTGCAAGTTCTGGAGTCAAATCAACAACCGTATTGAAAGCGACTGCATCTGCTGAGAAGATCCGGGCAGTTGCCCACAGTGTTATAGCCACTGCTGAGAAGACCAGCTTTTCAGCAATGAGAACAGCATTTTATCAAATAATGAGGAAACGGCGGGTCCGCTCAATTGGTGTCCTACCATGGGCTACATTTGGATGTAGTATTGCAACTTGTGCTGGGTTATTTGCATATGGAGATGGGATTGAATGTGCAGCCGAATCTATTCCTGCTGCTCCATCAATTGCCAGTTTGGGTCGCGGAATTCAGGGTTTACACCTGGCATCTCAGGAAGTGATACAGAGAGATGGCACCAGAGTACAAAGATCTATTGACCAACTAATGTACAGTCTGAAGAAAGTCAGAGTTCAATAG
- the LOC101304703 gene encoding uncharacterized protein LOC101304703 encodes MDRRDHMAMSGSASYYTPRSITGSGTQSGLLGSPGIHPLSNPNAVFQSNMGAGTIGSTLPVDPSSAISPHGVNVVAPSVAPQGESLKRKRGRPRKYGPDGTVSLALSPSSSSNPGMVVSSPKRGRGRPPGSGKKQQLASLGEMLSGSAGMGFTPHIITIAMGEDIAKKIMAFSQQSPRALCVLSANGAVSTVTLRQPSTSGGTVTYEGRFEIICLSGSYLLTESGGSRNRTGGLSVSLASPDGRVVGGGVGGMLIAAGPVQVIVGSFIWGDSKTKNKKKEAIEGGTGFDHQTVDNSVAFNSMPPDQQFTQGSPLAVWPSPRPLDMRNSHGDIDLMRG; translated from the exons ATGGATCGGAGGGACCATATGGCAATGTCGGGGTCAGCCTCTTATTACACGCCTAGATCAATAACTGGGTCTGGAACACAGTCTGGGTTACTTGGATCACCAGGCATTCATCCCTTATCTAATCCAAATGCAGTATTTCAGTCCAATATGGGGGCAGGTACTATTGGATCAACTTTACCAGTAGACCCCTCTTCAGCTATTTCACCTCATGGTGTCAATGTGGTTGCACCGTCTGTGGCGCCACAAGGTGAATCTTTGAAAAGGAAAAGAGGAAGACCTCGAAAATATGGACCTGATGGGACTGTTTCATTGGCATTGTCTCCATCGTCATCCTCCAATCCTGGGATGGTAGTTTCAAGCCCAAAGCGAGGTAGAGGGCGACCACCAGGGTCTGGGAAGAAGCAACAATTAGCGTCTCTTG GTGAAATGCTGTCTGGTTCAGCTGGGATGGGTTTCACTCCACATATTATCACCATTGCAATGGGAGAG GACATTGCAAAAAAAATAATGGCATTTTCACAGCAAAGCCCGAGAGCTCTCTGCGTCTTATCAGCCAATGGTGCTGTCTCTACCGTGACTCTTCGTCAGCCCTCCACTTCTGGTGGCACAGTCACATATGAG GGACGGTTTGAGATAATTTGTCTATCTGGCTCTTACTTGCTCACTGAAAGTGGTGGCTCCAGAAATCGAACTGGTGGTCTTAGTGTCTCCCTTGCTAGTCCTGATGGTCGTGTTGTTGGTGGTGGAGTAGGAGGAATGCTTATCGCAGCTGGTCCTGTACAG GTGATAGTAGGTAGCTTCATATGGGGTGATTCAAAGACAAAAAACAAGAAAAAAGAAGCTATAGAAGGTGGCACAGGCTTCGACCATCAGACAGTTGACAATTCAGTCGCATTTAATAGCATGCCACCCGATCAACAGTTTACCCAAGGGTCACCATTGGCAGTGTGGCCATCACCTCGACCATTGGATATGCGTAACAGTCATGGTGACATAGATTTGATGCGAGGATGA
- the LOC101305001 gene encoding putative ripening-related protein 1-like has translation MRSFFLKGSIIAIFLLAIFLVSEAQQCRPSGRIRGRKPPPGQCNTEDDSDCCKAGKMYPTYTCSPPMSGNTQAYLTLNSFEAGGDGGGPSECDGQYHDDNTPVVALSTGWYNGGSRCLKNIRINGNGQSVVAMVVDECDSTEGCDADHDYQPPCPNNIVDASKAVWKALGVSEDNWGGLDITWSDQCRPSGRIRGRKPPPGQCNKEDDSDCCKAGKMYPTYTCSPPMSGNTQAYLTLNSFEAGGDGGGPSECDGQYHDDNTPVVALSTGWYNGGSRCLKNIRINGNGQSVVAMVVDECDSTEGCDADHDYQPPCPNNIVDASKAVWKALGVSEDNWGGLDITWSNA, from the exons ATGAGGAGCTTCTTCTTGAAAGGGTCTATTATAGCCATTTTTCTTTTGGCGATTTTTTTGGTCAGTGAAGCTCAGCAGTGTCGTCCTAGTGGAAGAATTAGGGGAAGGAAGCCCCCTCCTGGACAATGCAACACGGAGGACGACTCTGACTGCTGTAAAGCTGGAAAAATGTACCCAACATACACTTGCTCTCCACCTATGTCCGGCAACACCCAAGCCTACCTCACTCTTAACAGCTTCGAGGCAGGAGGTGATGGAGGAGGCCCATCAGAATGTGACGGTCAGTACCACGATGACAACACTCCAGTTGTGGCACTGTCCACTGGATGGTACAATGGCGGATCAAGATGCCTTAAGAACATTAGAATTAACGGTAATGGGCAGAGTGTTGTGGCCATGGTGGTAGATGAGTGTGACTCCACTGAAGGATGTGATGCAGATCATGATTACCAGCCTCCTTGTCCTAACAACATTGTTGATGCTTCTAAGGCTGTCTGGAAAGCATTGGGTGTGTCTGAAGACAATTGGGGTGGCTTAGATATAACATGGTCCGAC CAATGCCGTCCTAGTGGAAGAATCAGAGGAAGGAAGCCCCCTCCTGGACAATGTAACAAGGAGGACGACTCTGACTGCTGTAAAGCTGGAAAAATGTACCCAACATACACATGCTCGCCACCTATGTCTGGAAACACCCAAGCCTACCTCACTCTTAACAGCTTCGAAGCAGGAGGTGACGGAGGAGGCCCATCCGAATGTGACGGACAATACCACGATGACAACACTCCAGTTGTGGCATTGTCCACCGGATGGTACAACGGTGGATCAAGGTGCCTTAAGAACATCAGAATTAACGGTAATGGGCAAAGCGTGGTAGCCATGGTCGTGGATGAGTGTGACTCTACTGAAGGATGTGATGCAGACCATGATTACCAGCCTCCTTGTCCTAACAACATCGTTGATGCCTCCAAGGCTGTCTGGAAAGCCTTAGGTGTGTCTGAGGACAACTGGGGCGGCTTAGATATCACTTGGTCCAACGCTTAG